CTGATTCCTGCCCAGAAAGCAATTAAAATAGCCGAGCGAATAAACTGAGATGGAAAATTAGGATACAAAATTATAGTCTTTTTTGTTCCTCTAATTTATCTGGGTATTTGTAAAATAAATAAAAATATATTATTTAATGCTCATGGCTTACTTTTTCATGATTTGAATATCCTTCAAAACGATTCTTAGCATACACTTGATGACAGCTGACACACCCTTCCATCATTTTCCCGGAATACATCGATGCCAATTCTCCGTCTTTTGCTTGGGCTGCCATGGCAAGTTTTAAAGCATGGTCATGAAATTTCGAATCCATTTCAATAAATCGTTCTGGAAGAATTCGATATAAATCATCCATGTCTTCTTCGGACAATTCTTGTTTCAATATAAAAGCTGAATGAATATTGTGACTATTTTCAACCACTTTATTCCATTCGCCCTGTGCAAGATTTG
The window above is part of the Candidatus Neomarinimicrobiota bacterium genome. Proteins encoded here:
- a CDS encoding cytochrome c, with protein sequence MNKKTITIIVGIIFLFIGSILVKQNYGEHKSHNSKQVGKTDKYAIQWTPSIQSALRKEMHSITKNYQELVSNLAQGEWNKVVENSHNIHSAFILKQELSEEDMDDLYRILPERFIEMDSKFHDHALKLAMAAQAKDGELASMYSGKMMEGCVSCHQVYAKNRFEGYSNHEKVSHEH